Proteins from a single region of Rubeoparvulum massiliense:
- a CDS encoding DMSO/selenate family reductase complex B subunit has product MGQMGFYYNWENCIGCKACQIACKDKNDLEVGVLFRRVYDFEGGRYPHPYIEHISISCNHCKDPKCVKNCPTGAMYKRTEDGLVLHDDSKCIGCRMCVWSCPYGAPQYIEETGKVAKCTGCADLLEKGEEPACVASCVMRAIEFGDIDELRKKYGEKADIEYLPDSSMTHPSITIRMKERR; this is encoded by the coding sequence ATGGGACAAATGGGCTTTTATTATAACTGGGAAAATTGTATCGGTTGTAAGGCTTGCCAGATCGCCTGTAAGGATAAGAATGACCTAGAAGTGGGCGTACTATTCCGCCGTGTCTATGATTTTGAAGGCGGCAGGTATCCTCACCCTTACATCGAACACATCTCGATTAGCTGTAATCATTGTAAGGATCCAAAATGCGTGAAAAACTGTCCAACTGGCGCCATGTATAAACGGACGGAAGACGGCTTGGTTCTCCATGATGATTCAAAATGTATCGGTTGCCGGATGTGTGTATGGTCTTGTCCTTATGGTGCTCCGCAATATATTGAAGAGACAGGGAAGGTAGCAAAATGTACAGGATGTGCAGACTTACTGGAAAAAGGTGAAGAGCCAGCTTGTGTCGCCTCCTGTGTAATGCGTGCCATCGAATTTGGTGATATTGATGAACTACGGAAGAAGTATGGTGAAAAAGCAGATATTGAGTACCTGCCTGATTCTAGCATGACACATCCATCCATCACGATTCGGATGAAAGAACGTCGATAG
- a CDS encoding dimethyl sulfoxide reductase anchor subunit family protein translates to MFREEWPLMMFTLFTQLAVGTFIILFLIRYLLDKHGNKALAAQLTNQGFLLVWPVMGIALILSIFHLGSPGIAFRAISNLGSSWLSREILFAGLFFALTVVSWYLYKKGQGGHMIGLITAIVGLIAVYSMSSIYAAAVKPAWSNLNTFICYYGVTFTFGPLAAIALVTRAMKENADQQVHVLLKKMSYISLIAILIQLVYLPIYLTSLSQGGTTAVASLQLLSDSYSFQMFLHWILTVVGSILCIYTLVKKNPIKAQSLLYVAFLCVIVGEFIGRYVFYASGISIMIG, encoded by the coding sequence ATGTTCCGAGAAGAATGGCCGTTGATGATGTTTACCCTATTTACACAATTAGCGGTAGGCACCTTTATCATCTTGTTTCTCATTCGATATCTTCTAGATAAACATGGTAATAAAGCGTTAGCAGCACAACTTACGAATCAAGGATTTCTACTGGTATGGCCGGTGATGGGCATCGCTTTAATTTTGTCCATCTTCCACTTAGGCTCTCCTGGTATTGCATTTCGTGCCATTAGTAATCTAGGCTCCTCTTGGTTGAGCCGTGAAATTCTCTTTGCTGGTCTTTTCTTTGCCCTCACAGTGGTGAGCTGGTACTTATATAAAAAAGGTCAAGGGGGACATATGATTGGGCTGATTACAGCTATCGTTGGACTGATTGCCGTCTACAGTATGTCCAGCATTTATGCTGCAGCGGTTAAACCAGCATGGTCCAATCTGAATACCTTCATCTGCTATTATGGTGTTACATTCACTTTTGGACCATTAGCAGCCATTGCGCTTGTAACTAGAGCAATGAAGGAAAATGCAGATCAACAAGTGCATGTATTGCTCAAGAAAATGAGCTATATTTCACTGATTGCTATCTTGATTCAATTAGTCTACCTCCCCATCTATTTAACCAGCCTCTCCCAGGGAGGCACAACAGCAGTAGCTTCCTTACAGCTACTATCGGATAGCTATAGCTTCCAAATGTTCCTACATTGGATCTTAACGGTGGTTGGTAGCATCCTATGTATCTACACCCTTGTCAAGAAGAATCCGATCAAGGCTCAGTCTCTTTTATATGTAGCATTTCTCTGCGTTATTGTCGGTGAGTTTATTGGTCGTTATGTGTTCTATGCCTCTGGCATTTCCATCATGATTGGTTAA
- a CDS encoding molybdopterin-dependent oxidoreductase, producing MANLIDKAKEYQLSRRKFLGVTAAAAGTATVATLPGGLTKVDQILAEEATSKAEEGKWVTAACWHNCGGRCLNKAYVMDGVVIRQKTDDTHPDSPDFPQQRACVRGRAQRKQVFAADRLKYPMKRKHWEPGGGNKELRGHDEWVRISWDEALDILASEIKRIKEQYGNRSILVTGGEANRALNLYGGFVDHWNTISWGSWLLTGPTVGLQDGFDDHSTNDRLDLRNSQLVVMWGVNPAWSSGGSPSYNFLQAKKAGARFICIDPAYTDTAELLEAEWIPIRPGTDHAMLLGMAYTLIKEDDPALNPLIDWDFLNRCTIGFDQDHMPEGADQKDNFKDYVLGTYDGIPKTPEWASEICGIDPARIRSLAVEVGATNRVALLTGWSCARIQNGDSLPQMFMTLGAMTGHMGQPGRMTGVSSHYATGNGGYRLVKRGGGGLPPIAPNPVDDSINDGELWSAILDGKYTAGKDDIRDINIQMIYHGYNAILQTTEGMAKGIEAHRKVEFVVSHAQFLTTNAKYSDLVLPVTTEWEREGGLLHGNREAVFFYTKVTEPLYESKPDWVIVSELGKRLGIDPDKMYGGISEKQQLFNKLATTTVINEAGTDYEPLITITPQDIQEWGVEGKPQKGRITLKEFQEAGVYQVPRKPGDHYGYIAQEAFRKDPEANPLSTTATGKMEIYSKNLADIVEGYGWGTIKPIPTYTPAIEGYQATFSDWENKVKGEYPLQVYNPHYLRRSHSIFDNVTWLREAWPNPVFLSAKDAKERGIKSGDTVLITSPHGKTLRIATVTERLMPGIVGLPHGAWVNVDEKTGIDHAGADNYIVGACPTGQGVNGYNSCIAQVEKWTGKPLEEDVKRPQRIIFE from the coding sequence ATGGCAAATTTGATTGATAAGGCGAAGGAGTATCAATTAAGTCGGCGTAAGTTTTTAGGCGTAACAGCTGCAGCAGCAGGTACAGCTACAGTGGCTACATTGCCTGGTGGCTTAACAAAAGTGGATCAGATCCTAGCTGAAGAAGCAACGTCAAAAGCAGAGGAAGGGAAATGGGTCACTGCTGCATGCTGGCATAATTGTGGTGGACGTTGCTTGAACAAAGCGTATGTGATGGATGGTGTTGTCATTCGTCAAAAAACCGATGATACCCATCCAGACTCCCCTGATTTTCCACAGCAACGTGCCTGTGTCCGGGGACGTGCACAGCGGAAGCAAGTGTTTGCTGCAGACCGCTTAAAGTACCCCATGAAACGGAAGCATTGGGAACCTGGTGGTGGCAATAAGGAATTACGTGGACATGATGAATGGGTACGAATTTCTTGGGATGAGGCGCTAGACATTTTAGCCAGTGAAATCAAGCGGATTAAAGAACAGTATGGTAATCGTTCCATCCTTGTAACAGGTGGCGAAGCAAATCGTGCCCTTAATCTCTACGGAGGGTTTGTCGATCACTGGAACACTATTTCTTGGGGGAGTTGGCTACTAACAGGTCCTACGGTAGGACTACAAGATGGTTTTGATGACCATAGTACCAATGACCGACTAGACCTTCGTAACTCGCAGTTGGTTGTGATGTGGGGTGTGAATCCAGCATGGTCCTCAGGCGGTAGCCCTTCGTATAATTTCTTACAGGCAAAGAAGGCGGGAGCACGATTTATCTGTATTGATCCTGCCTATACCGATACAGCCGAATTATTAGAAGCAGAATGGATTCCCATCCGCCCAGGTACTGACCATGCCATGCTATTAGGAATGGCCTATACCCTCATTAAAGAGGATGATCCAGCTCTCAATCCTCTAATCGATTGGGACTTCCTCAATCGTTGTACCATTGGGTTTGATCAAGATCATATGCCAGAGGGTGCTGATCAGAAAGATAACTTCAAGGATTATGTGTTAGGAACTTATGATGGGATCCCGAAGACGCCAGAGTGGGCTTCCGAGATCTGCGGGATTGATCCTGCCCGCATTCGTTCATTGGCTGTTGAGGTGGGTGCAACCAATCGTGTTGCTCTACTCACAGGGTGGTCTTGTGCTCGGATCCAAAATGGTGATTCACTCCCACAAATGTTCATGACGCTCGGTGCGATGACAGGTCATATGGGACAACCAGGTCGGATGACTGGTGTCAGTTCCCACTATGCCACAGGGAATGGTGGCTATCGCCTCGTGAAGCGTGGCGGTGGAGGATTACCACCAATAGCACCTAATCCAGTGGATGATAGCATCAATGATGGTGAACTTTGGAGTGCAATCCTTGATGGGAAGTACACCGCAGGTAAAGATGATATTCGTGACATTAATATCCAAATGATTTATCACGGATACAATGCAATCCTCCAAACCACTGAAGGCATGGCCAAGGGTATTGAAGCTCATCGCAAAGTGGAGTTTGTTGTAAGCCATGCACAGTTCTTAACCACCAATGCCAAGTATTCTGATCTAGTTTTACCAGTTACCACGGAGTGGGAACGTGAAGGTGGCCTCCTCCACGGGAACCGTGAAGCGGTCTTCTTCTATACCAAAGTGACGGAACCACTCTACGAATCGAAGCCAGACTGGGTCATTGTTTCTGAACTAGGCAAAAGACTGGGTATTGATCCAGATAAAATGTATGGTGGCATCTCAGAAAAACAACAGCTCTTTAATAAACTGGCTACCACCACCGTCATCAATGAAGCAGGGACGGACTATGAGCCATTGATAACCATTACCCCTCAAGATATTCAGGAATGGGGCGTGGAAGGTAAACCACAAAAAGGTCGTATTACCTTGAAGGAGTTCCAAGAAGCAGGGGTGTATCAAGTTCCACGGAAGCCTGGGGATCATTATGGCTACATTGCTCAAGAAGCCTTCCGTAAAGACCCTGAAGCCAATCCATTGAGTACAACCGCCACAGGTAAAATGGAGATCTACTCCAAAAACCTTGCAGATATTGTAGAAGGCTATGGCTGGGGGACGATTAAGCCTATTCCAACCTATACACCTGCAATCGAAGGCTATCAAGCGACATTCTCGGATTGGGAAAACAAGGTGAAGGGAGAATATCCTTTACAAGTATACAACCCTCACTATCTTCGTCGCTCTCACTCGATCTTTGATAATGTGACTTGGTTACGTGAAGCATGGCCCAATCCAGTCTTCTTGAGCGCTAAAGATGCTAAGGAACGGGGAATCAAGAGTGGCGATACGGTGTTAATCACCAGCCCCCATGGTAAGACCCTGCGTATTGCAACGGTAACAGAACGCTTAATGCCAGGTATTGTCGGTCTCCCCCATGGAGCCTGGGTGAATGTGGATGAAAAAACAGGCATTGATCACGCTGGTGCAGATAACTACATTGTAGGTGCCTGCCCAACAGGGCAAGGTGTGAATGGTTACAATTCGTGTATTGCACAGGTAGAAAAATGGACTGGCAAGCCGTTGGAAGAAGACGTAAAAAGGCCACAACGGATCATTTTTGAATAA
- a CDS encoding alpha/beta fold hydrolase encodes MQNSGWVDVGGIRVFVQERGTGIPLIFIHPPLLTGSNFYHQWVSLSQYFRVILFDIRGHGQSDASTTPISYGLIVQDMERILDALGIDQVFCCGYSTGTSVALEFTLTRPERCRGIVLLSGMSGVYDRGLRQQIQLAVRMADSPLFPVLAASIAWGNHDSPWIFKRFFQEARQGDQQNIAQYYRYSLFYDCFARLKEVTSPTLLLCGGKDDRYQRYGELLHREIPHSKLMVIPEAKHQLPTKWAAETNQAIIQFIKNDGGNGE; translated from the coding sequence ATGCAAAACAGTGGCTGGGTGGATGTGGGAGGAATTCGTGTATTTGTACAGGAGAGAGGTACAGGTATCCCTTTGATATTTATTCATCCCCCTCTCTTAACTGGTTCCAACTTTTATCACCAGTGGGTCAGCTTATCCCAGTATTTTCGAGTCATTCTTTTCGATATCCGAGGCCATGGGCAAAGCGATGCATCCACAACGCCCATCTCCTATGGGCTCATTGTTCAAGATATGGAGCGAATATTGGATGCGTTAGGGATTGATCAAGTGTTTTGTTGTGGCTACTCAACAGGTACCAGTGTTGCATTAGAGTTTACACTTACAAGGCCTGAACGTTGTAGAGGAATTGTTTTACTAAGTGGAATGTCAGGTGTATATGATCGTGGCTTAAGACAGCAGATTCAATTAGCGGTTAGGATGGCAGATAGTCCTCTTTTCCCAGTCTTGGCAGCTAGTATTGCCTGGGGAAATCACGATTCACCTTGGATTTTTAAGCGGTTTTTCCAAGAAGCAAGACAAGGAGACCAACAAAATATTGCACAATATTATCGTTATAGCCTATTTTATGACTGCTTTGCTCGGCTTAAAGAAGTGACCTCTCCTACTCTCTTATTATGTGGAGGAAAAGATGATCGCTATCAAAGGTACGGTGAACTGTTACATCGGGAGATCCCCCATAGTAAGCTGATGGTTATCCCAGAAGCCAAGCATCAGCTCCCAACAAAATGGGCAGCAGAAACAAATCAAGCCATTATTCAGTTTATTAAGAATGATGGAGGAAATGGTGAATAA
- a CDS encoding phosphatase PAP2 family protein, protein MFHSMFTITLAAVISFLLLLGIATRRSPFTIVFGVVQQLVKQRYILYYLLATLGILLLNKWELHIEQHTPLTSNDFTSSFYLLEGAITGWLQQTFQTSGLTYFFTFIYVVLFPAMMVAGLFIYIYHRQDYLVKAFFITIMLNYAIAIPFYLWFPVNEVWVMHPDVQFLIPDAYPLFETEYRPMSGLDNCFPSLHTSLSISIALLAIASGHRLWKWISSIIAILVVISTNYLGIHWLIDIAGGFILAGIAAMTALRVVHAPQSQPQGVLIPERHR, encoded by the coding sequence ATGTTTCATTCGATGTTCACGATTACCCTAGCAGCAGTGATTTCTTTTCTGCTGTTACTAGGTATCGCTACTCGTCGTTCACCCTTCACCATTGTTTTCGGTGTGGTTCAACAATTGGTGAAACAGCGTTATATCCTGTATTATCTATTGGCTACCCTTGGTATTCTGCTCTTAAACAAATGGGAGCTGCATATTGAGCAGCATACTCCCTTGACGAGCAATGATTTTACCTCTAGCTTTTATTTACTAGAGGGAGCCATTACAGGCTGGCTCCAACAAACCTTCCAGACTAGTGGGCTCACATACTTCTTCACTTTCATCTATGTGGTTCTTTTTCCTGCAATGATGGTTGCTGGATTGTTTATCTACATCTACCACCGACAGGATTACTTGGTTAAAGCCTTTTTCATTACCATTATGCTTAACTATGCCATCGCTATTCCCTTCTACCTTTGGTTCCCGGTGAATGAAGTCTGGGTGATGCATCCTGATGTGCAGTTTCTTATTCCAGATGCTTATCCCTTATTTGAAACAGAATATCGGCCCATGTCGGGCTTAGATAACTGTTTTCCTAGTCTGCATACATCACTCTCCATCTCCATCGCCTTGCTGGCAATCGCTTCAGGTCACCGGCTGTGGAAATGGATTAGTTCCATCATCGCCATTCTCGTGGTAATCTCCACGAACTATTTAGGCATTCATTGGCTCATCGATATTGCAGGTGGCTTCATCCTCGCTGGGATCGCTGCAATGACTGCATTACGCGTGGTTCATGCACCACAATCACAGCCTCAGGGAGTGCTAATACCTGAGCGCCATCGTTAA
- a CDS encoding amidase domain-containing protein, whose product MSYNRQGAIQYAERWWNRHNPQFELFLDDCTNFISQCLWAGGAPMRGQGQRNQGWWYNFSSPPNWSYSWSVAHSFTLYLQNSQRGLTGTRLPEARFLSPGDVICYDFDGDGRWQHTALVVAKDRNGEPLMNMHTYNRRLHPWPLRDSSAYTDRIQYAFFHIEVK is encoded by the coding sequence ATGTCCTATAACCGACAAGGAGCAATTCAATATGCTGAGCGTTGGTGGAATCGACATAATCCACAATTTGAATTATTTCTTGATGACTGCACCAATTTTATTTCACAATGCTTATGGGCTGGAGGTGCGCCGATGAGAGGGCAGGGGCAAAGGAATCAAGGCTGGTGGTACAATTTTTCATCCCCCCCCAATTGGAGCTATAGTTGGTCTGTTGCTCATAGCTTCACATTGTATCTACAGAATTCCCAACGTGGTTTAACTGGAACCCGTCTTCCTGAAGCGAGATTCCTTTCGCCTGGGGATGTAATCTGCTATGACTTTGATGGCGATGGGCGCTGGCAGCATACAGCTCTTGTTGTAGCCAAGGATCGGAATGGGGAACCACTCATGAATATGCACACCTATAATCGTAGGCTTCACCCCTGGCCATTACGGGATTCATCAGCATATACGGATCGTATACAATATGCATTTTTTCACATTGAAGTAAAGTGA
- a CDS encoding L-lactate dehydrogenase gives MKQSSKIVLIGCGAVGSTFAYTLLVKGLVNELVIIDANHDKAVGDVLDLNHGLLLAQPMKITAGDYSDCRGADIIVISAGSAQRPGETRIDLLKRNVAIFRQIIDQITQYNRDAILLIATNPVDILTYVTYRLSGFPESRVIGSGTLLDSSRFRYLVAEQLQIDPRNVHGLVIGEHGDSEVAVWSSVNLPGLSLHAFEDDPRWAISTAERKRIEDETRNAAYHIIEKKGATYYAIALALVKICEAILKDQHSIIPVSAYLHDYHGVSDLYLGVPAIVGLHGIEEVVPMNLLPEEKAQFLQSAEKLHSLIEQLGI, from the coding sequence ATGAAGCAATCATCTAAAATCGTCTTAATTGGCTGTGGAGCAGTAGGATCAACATTTGCCTACACACTGCTTGTTAAGGGACTCGTGAATGAGCTCGTGATTATCGATGCCAATCATGATAAGGCTGTAGGTGATGTGTTAGATCTAAATCATGGACTCTTATTAGCACAGCCCATGAAGATTACCGCGGGGGATTATTCAGACTGCCGCGGTGCTGACATCATCGTCATCTCTGCAGGAAGTGCCCAACGTCCAGGGGAAACACGAATTGATTTACTAAAGCGCAATGTGGCCATCTTTCGCCAAATCATTGACCAAATCACTCAATATAACCGTGATGCTATTCTCCTCATCGCTACCAATCCAGTAGATATTCTCACCTATGTGACCTATCGACTCTCTGGATTCCCAGAATCTCGGGTTATTGGCTCTGGTACACTGCTGGACAGCTCACGCTTCCGCTATCTAGTAGCAGAGCAATTACAGATCGATCCTCGGAATGTCCATGGCTTAGTCATTGGAGAACATGGTGATTCTGAAGTGGCTGTCTGGAGCTCCGTGAATCTTCCGGGCCTTTCACTCCATGCTTTCGAGGACGATCCTCGGTGGGCAATCTCTACTGCTGAACGTAAACGAATTGAGGATGAGACTAGAAATGCAGCCTACCATATTATCGAGAAGAAAGGTGCTACATACTACGCCATTGCCCTTGCATTAGTGAAAATTTGTGAAGCGATCCTAAAGGATCAGCACTCCATTATTCCTGTCTCAGCTTACCTCCATGATTATCATGGTGTCTCTGACCTTTATCTTGGCGTTCCGGCCATTGTCGGTCTTCATGGAATTGAAGAAGTGGTTCCCATGAATCTGCTTCCTGAAGAAAAGGCACAATTTCTCCAATCTGCAGAAAAACTTCATTCCCTTATTGAACAATTAGGGATATAG
- a CDS encoding TorD/DmsD family molecular chaperone, with product MQQTVQVGSQSYVPLLETRIDAYHLLRQLFIQEPTRELLQSLVKEDSMATFPFQAENAMIAEGITKVRSFMQEHDLLKEATFEHLHWDYTRMFVGPYRLPAPPWESAYMSQEGLLFQKEMLDVRQAYLRYELLPEHYGHEADDHLGLELDFMYQLSVLAWQANEAGDQQKLVRLLHDLQSFIHEHLLKWVPHFCEKMYKNAETQFYQGIALLLHGFLILDTEALQQLLAATERRSN from the coding sequence ATGCAACAAACAGTCCAAGTAGGGTCCCAAAGTTATGTCCCCTTACTAGAAACACGAATCGATGCTTATCATCTACTGCGTCAGCTCTTTATTCAGGAGCCTACACGTGAATTACTTCAATCGCTGGTCAAGGAAGATTCGATGGCAACTTTTCCGTTTCAAGCAGAGAATGCCATGATTGCCGAAGGAATCACGAAGGTAAGGAGCTTTATGCAGGAGCATGACCTCTTAAAGGAGGCAACATTTGAGCATCTGCATTGGGACTACACCAGAATGTTTGTAGGACCTTACCGTCTTCCAGCACCACCATGGGAGTCTGCTTATATGAGTCAAGAGGGTTTGTTATTTCAGAAGGAGATGCTGGATGTACGTCAAGCATATCTGCGATACGAACTTTTGCCTGAACATTATGGCCATGAAGCAGATGATCATCTCGGTCTAGAGCTAGATTTCATGTATCAGCTATCAGTGCTAGCATGGCAAGCTAACGAAGCTGGGGATCAACAGAAACTGGTCAGACTCTTACATGATCTGCAGAGCTTTATTCATGAACATCTCTTGAAATGGGTCCCCCATTTTTGTGAAAAGATGTACAAGAATGCAGAAACACAGTTTTACCAAGGAATTGCCTTACTACTTCATGGTTTTCTCATTCTTGATACAGAAGCACTCCAACAACTACTAGCAGCTACAGAACGGAGATCCAATTAA
- a CDS encoding Fur family transcriptional regulator → MKMKQHMLEHTIERIKEQGGRVTIQRIAIINVLLRLGHPTAEEIYKFMQKEFPTLSFTTVYNTLKSLKELGVVREYPLSERSRFEIVEKLHPHFHCVRCDQLLDVEEKYVQIKIDPQCGSKYKPTEVEIILHGVCPNCR, encoded by the coding sequence ATGAAGATGAAACAGCACATGCTTGAACATACCATCGAGCGAATTAAAGAACAGGGTGGGCGAGTCACAATTCAGCGTATCGCCATTATTAATGTACTCCTACGCTTGGGCCATCCTACAGCAGAAGAAATCTATAAATTTATGCAGAAGGAATTTCCAACGCTCTCCTTTACAACGGTATATAATACATTGAAGTCATTGAAGGAATTGGGCGTTGTCCGTGAGTACCCACTATCCGAACGCTCCCGTTTTGAGATCGTGGAGAAACTGCATCCCCACTTTCATTGTGTCCGCTGTGACCAGCTTCTTGATGTAGAAGAGAAATACGTTCAGATCAAAATCGACCCCCAGTGTGGGAGTAAGTATAAGCCCACGGAGGTCGAGATTATCTTACATGGAGTCTGTCCAAATTGTCGATAA
- a CDS encoding radical SAM protein, translating into MLTKLDTKSISTLTNPQFRRYAEIYQGIYAQFCQQVEAIGLPMAPYIEADETLKCKKHLEQQGALLRNGMKSIYLNRISPACQACKKGVGSFTTFISLACHRNCYFCFNPNQEDYEYHRKHKQDVTAQLAQLLDEGVQISHLALTGGEPLLHPHDVIKFFQYAHDHIPVTHTRLYTSGDQLNEELLKELQDAHLQEIRFSIKMEDPTSKRNDTLDRITLAQQYIPTVMVEMPVIPQYIEEMKELLLKLDALQIFGINLLELCFPFHNVPVFKEKGFQVKNPPCEILYNYWYAGGLPVAGSEEAALSLIQFAMDRSLQLGIHYCSFENKLTGQVYQQNALSPYEERYTLSDRDFFLKSAKVFGSDVPLVLSRLKEHGHVDYIQNDEWDYLEFSIRYIPLLQDLDVEIGISSYIKEMRPEGPCLRELSIDLTHPASFNLEEDI; encoded by the coding sequence ATGTTAACTAAGCTCGATACAAAATCTATTTCAACTCTGACAAATCCTCAATTTCGGCGATATGCTGAGATCTATCAGGGTATCTATGCCCAATTTTGCCAACAGGTAGAAGCGATTGGGCTACCGATGGCTCCTTATATCGAGGCAGATGAAACATTAAAGTGTAAAAAACACCTTGAACAGCAAGGCGCTCTTCTCCGAAATGGGATGAAGAGTATTTATCTCAATCGAATTTCACCTGCATGTCAAGCCTGTAAGAAGGGTGTAGGAAGCTTTACGACCTTCATCTCATTAGCTTGTCACCGAAACTGTTATTTCTGCTTCAATCCCAATCAAGAAGATTATGAGTATCATCGTAAGCATAAACAGGATGTGACTGCCCAGCTCGCACAATTGCTTGATGAAGGAGTACAAATCTCCCACCTCGCATTAACTGGTGGCGAGCCGCTTTTGCATCCCCATGATGTCATCAAATTCTTTCAATATGCTCATGACCATATACCTGTGACACATACCCGTCTTTATACCTCAGGTGATCAATTGAATGAGGAATTATTGAAGGAGCTACAAGATGCTCATCTTCAAGAAATTCGCTTTAGCATTAAGATGGAGGACCCTACTTCCAAACGCAATGATACCTTGGATCGGATCACCCTTGCACAACAGTATATTCCAACTGTCATGGTAGAAATGCCTGTCATCCCCCAATATATTGAGGAGATGAAGGAACTTCTTCTCAAGCTCGATGCACTACAGATCTTTGGCATCAATTTATTAGAGCTCTGTTTTCCCTTTCATAATGTACCCGTCTTTAAAGAGAAGGGTTTTCAGGTAAAGAATCCACCCTGTGAGATTCTATATAACTATTGGTATGCTGGCGGTCTTCCTGTTGCAGGAAGTGAAGAAGCTGCTCTCTCCTTAATTCAATTTGCGATGGATCGTTCCTTACAATTGGGGATTCATTACTGTTCCTTTGAGAACAAACTGACTGGACAGGTCTATCAACAAAATGCTCTATCACCTTACGAAGAACGATATACATTGTCTGATCGTGATTTTTTCCTGAAGTCTGCGAAGGTATTTGGAAGCGATGTTCCCCTCGTGTTATCTCGTTTAAAAGAGCATGGGCATGTCGACTATATTCAGAATGATGAATGGGATTATCTTGAGTTTTCCATTCGCTATATTCCTCTGCTTCAGGATCTTGATGTGGAGATTGGCATCTCCTCTTATATTAAAGAGATGCGTCCTGAAGGACCCTGCTTACGTGAACTAAGTATTGACCTTACTCATCCAGCTTCCTTCAATTTGGAAGAGGATATATAA
- a CDS encoding 4Fe-4S dicluster domain-containing protein: MKQWGYLFNEDACIGCRACELACHNKNQTSSEVRWRRVTPLANGSFLSLSCNHCENPECFRVCPQRAFVKRYDGIVLINSDLCNGCMLCVSACPYHAPQYDPVKNRVTKCNLCVERIDQGELPVCIEACTTGSLQLIDLNDEQTDDTVDRIEGMPDIRLTRPSIRFYPAQQRKKFLLKIHSDDESKK, translated from the coding sequence ATGAAGCAATGGGGATATCTATTTAATGAGGACGCATGTATCGGATGTCGTGCCTGTGAGTTAGCTTGTCATAATAAAAATCAGACATCATCAGAGGTTCGTTGGCGTCGGGTTACACCCTTAGCGAATGGGTCATTTCTCTCCCTCTCCTGTAATCACTGTGAGAATCCTGAATGCTTTCGTGTCTGTCCACAGCGAGCATTTGTGAAACGATATGATGGAATCGTGTTGATTAATTCTGATCTATGTAATGGGTGTATGCTCTGTGTCTCGGCTTGTCCATACCATGCACCGCAATATGATCCAGTGAAAAATCGTGTAACCAAGTGCAATTTATGTGTAGAACGTATCGATCAGGGAGAACTGCCTGTGTGCATAGAAGCATGCACTACTGGTTCCCTTCAGTTAATCGATCTGAATGATGAGCAAACTGACGATACAGTTGATAGGATTGAAGGAATGCCGGATATCCGTCTTACTCGCCCATCCATTCGTTTTTACCCAGCTCAGCAGCGAAAGAAATTCTTGTTAAAGATACACTCAGATGATGAGTCAAAGAAGTGA